From the genome of Malus sylvestris chromosome 13, drMalSylv7.2, whole genome shotgun sequence:
CATTCAGATTTGGAAGCTATGACATATACTTGCGTTGTGGTTTACAATGTTTTTGATGATGTAGCCAAACTCGCGACATTGGAGAAACTTTTTCGTGTGATGGTTAAATTGTCGCATGATGTTATTAGTTCACATACTATAAAGGTGGATGGCAAATTAATATGTTAGACACAATATAATAGATTGATAATATTACGTGACTGTGTGATGGTTGCGCAGAAAAACTTTTCGTCATTTTTAGTGGTTCTAGGCTGCCTAGCCGAAgcccaaaacaacaaaagcttTCTTTTGGGGCTTTCTACCGAGTTAAAATAGGATGGATTAGAACTGGTTAATACTTGACATGCAAATTGAAATGATCCAAAACATGGGTTGAATACTATCCTTTTGATTTAGCTTCTTCCAAATGCTTATAGAAGTTGAGGAGGCTTTCACTTGGTTTCGATACTGCAGAGGAGTTGGAAGCTAGAGGAATGTACGATTAATGAGCTTGTAAATCAAGTAATTACGAGTATTTTCTGGTGCACCTGATGTCACTTTCTCTCCAGTGTTGCACTTGCAAAGAAAATTCGGATTTGAATTGCGCTTGACTTTAGAATCGATCCAAACGCAACTTGATTACTATTCCTAGTTGTCAATTATgacttttttggttttgtttctgtCTAGCAATTTCCCGAGTGTTCGTATTTCTTGAGTGAGATTAGGTGATGACAAAGAACCGGATATCACATTATGGTTACCGGATCCAGGTGCAATAATTCAAGACCAAATTTGATTCTTATTAAAGTTAGATAATGGACCCCCTAATCGCACTTTTCAGTCCTAATCTGCtttttgaaattatatttcTGTCGTCTATATTCCATGCAGTTCTACACTCATCTTATAGCCCCTTAAAATATTACTTATTTTAAGCACTTGTTTAATCACAATTGGTCTCCTAAACTGTTTATTTTattgtgttttaacttttacgTGAATAATTTTCAACTTGGAGCAGCAGAAATTCCAAGTTGCAATGAAACCTTCACCATCTCTTTCAACCCAATTACAATTTACACGTCGGCTGTTTTTGCACTTCGTAAAGTTTACTCTATATTTATGTTTAAGTTCACTCATCAAAACTTAACTAAATGGTTCATTTGTTAGCGGTGACTTTGACGTGATCTTGATTGTTAATGATAGTTTTCTTGTGATCTCGCTTGTTTGTAATATGCTTTATGAAAAAAAGTTGGCCTTTAATATCAAGTGTTCATGTACACATGTATAATGGGTTCCAGTTATAGGGTTATACCAAAATACCCACCTGTTTCCTTCGACTTGTGGCAGCTATTGCTATGGTGTGCTTTGGAGGAGTTTGGGGTTCTGTTTTGGGGTCCTGTTGTTACTCTGTTTTCATCCAGCTTTGGGACTATAGTTATGTTGCTTTCCGATGGTTGCGGGGGCTATTCGTTTGGTAAGCGGGTTGACGGCGGAGGTAGGAAGCTGTTAGGGCTTACTTTGATGTTTTTCGTGTTCAAGCCTCAAAACTATGTTTTGGGCTGTTGGGTTACTATGGAGGTCCATctttttgtttgtgtgtttcttgtaTTTGGGTCTTCTTTCATGTAATCTGTTGTGTTATAAATAAAGTAAATCTTTGtcctaataaaataaaaaaaaaataaaaaaaaactcccaTTTTTATTGGTAAAATAGGAGGACCAACGAAATCAAAtccacaaatattttttttcaagataAATCCCACAGCTTGTTCTCCAACCTTctaattttaaattcataaagtACAACCATACtattgtttgaaaacttttctGTTATTTAAaggtttattaattaatttgtccCCTAAAACTGATATTTGtctcattttttaaaattgttaTTTTTGTCTCATTTGATCTTAATTTGCTCAATTTTAATCCATTTCGTTAAATAGAATTAAATTAAAGGATAGTGCAAACATTTCAATTTTGACACAATTTTTTTTGCTAACCTGCCCACTAAAACAAtctcaattcaattttttttttgctgattGGTTCGAGCTATAGCTATAGTCATTGAATTCAatcgtcgtacccagtgcacaaggctcccgctttacgcagggtctgggagaggtgaatgtcggctagcctttcccccatttatggagaggctgctcccaaagtCATTGAATTCAATGAGTagcttaaattaaattttgaaacACAATCCATTATTTGCTTCTCTCCTAACCCATGACTCGCAtagtccaaaaaaaaattatattaccATTTTACTAACATTTATTTTAACGTCGATTTGACAGAATGGATAACAATATGGTGAACTAAAACTAAATCTAAATGGGACAAAAATAACAATTGCAAATGGCATAGAGAGACAAAACTAATTCCAGAAGGAAAACTAATTGATGAACCTTACTTAAATGCTAGCTCCGTACCACTCTCTTTATCATTGGCTATGATAAAATCTAATGTGCCAAATGGCCTTCCCAAAGGGGAAAGAACATTAGCACTTGGGACGGATTAAAATATCTTAAATTATGACTGCCATTTTTCATTGAAAATGCTCTAGATAATGTATTATTTATAAAGTGAGGTTCACAAATAGTAATCCAACTTGAGCGGATTcaacttgaaatttgatcccCTACAATGGCTTAAAGAGAGGACTGTTGAAACTTACTAGAGTGATTAAAGTAATAAGTAGGAGTAAGTTAGGTTCAGGGTTTGAAATCTTTTCAGatgattgagtttgtgttgttATACCATCAATCTGAAAAAGTTTTGTGTTAAGTTTGAACTAGTAGTTCAACCTTTTCGTCTTGAATCAATAGCTAGCTATAGAGTACGTTGAACCTAAACCATACATTCATATGAAAATAAACTTAATCTACAACTTTATGTTATTAGATTATATGATGAAAAAAGATTTTCGACCATATTATAATAAGTATTAGACAAGAAAAAATATTTGTCAGGTTTAATTTTTGACTTTTGAGTTATGTGATAATTCAGACAACAATGttgaaaaataatttcaaaCATTGAGCTTGAGTGTATTCAAACTCCAATTCATTTGAgctcaaatcaaatcaaatcaattcGATTCAAATCTTTTATTagtaaggaaaagaaaaatcgAACTCAATTAAGCTCTTGATATCGCTTCCTTTTGGATCCGAATCCTTACTGGTTAAACCCTCCTTTACTTGCATCCCTACTCATTGCATAACATTAGTGGTCATTTCATGAGTGAGGAagaaatttggcaaaaaaaataaataaatcaaaagagTTCATGTATGACATCTATCATTGTTCTTCATCCGATCCAACAAATCTTTGTCtcgccaaaaagaaaaaagaaaaagggcagAAATGGGAAAAAAGCAAAAAGGCACTACTACCCCTTATTTATAAATTGTTGGGTACCCCTAACTCCCAACTCTCCAAGTTGCCTGTTGTCTTAAAACCAAAAAACCCAGCTGCCTTCTTGTTTCTTAAGCTCCCAGTCTCTTGGGCTTCTTCGTCTCCATAGCAACAAGATagctttatctctctctctctctctctctctttctctctctctctctctctctcacaaccatttctctgtattttttttcaaagtttacTATACTAATATTTCTTTGTTATAATAATATTTCTACCTGCATTCCCAAAACCCATTTGAACAAACACTCCAGTCTCCATTGCCACCAgaaagttcaatttttttgtcacaaaaaaaaaagaacaaaaagacAGCAACCCAGGTCAGTAATTAGTAACTGAAGTTTACTATACATACAAACAAATGAATCTTGATCAAGACGCAGTAAGCTTTTCGTCTTCGAGTGCGGTCGCTGATCATCCTCTACCACTGGAGAGGCTCTATGACCAAGGCCCTCCTCCATTTCTCACCAAAACTTATGACATCGTTGACGACCCATCAACCAATCACATAGTTTCATGGAGTAGAGACAACAACAGCTTTGTTGTTTTGGATCCCAATAGCTTTGCGATGAGTCTTCTCCCCAGATATTTCAAGCATAACAACTTCTCCAGCTTTGTCAGGCAGCTCAACACCTATGTAAGTATATATCACTCTCTAGTATCcctttttatttgaatattgCAAAGCTTGCAAACCCGAGCCCGAGTATAGCCATGTTGATTAGAGCAGTGTGCTCTTCTTTTGCACTCAAGCTCGAATTTTTCTTCTCGTAGTTTAGATTAGATTAAAGTATTGATTAGATCTGACTACTGTATGCATTCATGCTCTTGAAACAGCTAGaaaatgtcatttttatttgtttatattggGTCCTTgttgtgtgtttgtttaatgGGGTTACTTAATGTGGACATATTGTTTCTTAAATGGCTTCAAAAGAGAAAGTGCAGAAACCAATGTATAAAATACGAATGATACTATTACAAAGGGAGCTGCTATTGCTTCTGatgtatattaaattttatatcaTAATCTGATAGAtcagttttgtttgtttgatttttttatttttgctttcttttccGTTGGATGTGTCGGATCTAAAGCTTCACACGGATGTTGTGGTCATGAAGAAATTTTTTGATTACTTAATGTAGGGATTTAGGAAGGTTGATACAGATAGATGGGAGTTTGCTAATGAAGCGTTTCTCAGAGGGAAAAAGCATCTTTTAAAGAATATCAGGAGGAGGAAGGCATCCCATCTCCCTCAGTCTTCACAAAAAACTTTGGACTCTTGTGTTGAAGTTGGAAGGTTTGGATTGGACATAGAGATCGATCAGTTGAGGCGCGATAAACAGGTACTAATGGGGGAACTAGTGAAGCTTAGACAGCAACAGCAAGCTACTAGAGTTTACATCCAAGGAATGGAAGACAGACTGAAGAGGACAGAAATGAAACAGCAACATATGTTGAGTTTCTTGGCAAAGGCAATGCAGAATCCCAACTTTGTACAACAATTGTCGCAGCAGAAGGACTTTAGGAAAGAACTTGAGGAAGTGATTACTAAGAAGAGAAGGCGGACTATTGAGCAAGGCCCTAGTAATGTTGAGGTGGATGAATTAGGCCAAGTTGGAGGAGAGACTTTTGTTAAAGTTGAACCGCAAGAATATGGTAATATTTCTAATCAGtttgaagttttggagttggaCCAATTTGCTATGGATATGCTGGGTGTAAGCGCAATCCAAAACGTCCATGGTGAGGAAGAATGTacagagaaagaagaggaacatgagaGTAGAGGCAAAGAGCTGGATAAGGGGTTTTGGCAAGACTTGTTCAATGAGAGTATTGATGAAGAAATTGGTTTGCTTGGTGttcaagaagaagatgaggaagatGTCGATGTGTTAATTGAGGAGCTTGGTTTCTTGGCTCCCAGTCCCAAGTAAAGAAGGCGATGAGCTTCTTATATATACATACTTTCTTCAAGGATTTGGGTTTGAGACCCTCATCATTCAAGAAATCTTAAGGTTCCTTGCTCGTTTCTAAGTTGGCATTGACGAGTGAAGGTGAACAACACACGAATACTGAGAAGCTATACTGTTCCACTGCAAACAGCTCCCTGTGGTTAGGTTCCTTTTCGGATCTCTTGAATTTCCTGGTTGTCTTGTATCACTGCTTTTCATTCATTTCTCGTCTACAATCTGATTCTAATATTCCAGCTAGTGTTTGAAAACCAAAGGTATCTATTTCTCCTGATCAATCATTGATCTTGACACTCATGACCCTAGAAATTCAGTTTTTCATGGAATCCTTAACAATGTCATGTGTGTTTTATCTTCCCTAGGGTACAATTTGTCATTAATCATTCGATGAAGGCGGTTCAAACATCATACATGGTGGTCTCACGAAAACGATTAAAAGCTCGAAATCTAAATTGCATCTTGAAGGGGGCACACACATCATAAAATGATTGCTTTGTgttaattaactcttagattactgataggatttttagtacCTACGAGAAGAAGGTTAAAATGATACAAAATATTTGCAAGAGTACAATGGtgttgtagtatagatgctcatgcaaggtcattctccacaatgactatttaaataatttatgaaGGTTGTTCTCCACAATGactatttaaataatttatgtaaGAGCAATTCCTaattaactacttaaaattaaaactaaaaatttaaaaaggagattttgaatttgggtaatattaaaaacgaattttaataaaaacaaatagtAAATTCGCTCAAAATTAatatgataaaagaaaagaatttttaaataccaatttataaaagcactagggttcggCCATCACCTAGCTATCCTATGTATTTTTACCagttacttatgatctacacatgccactttgaaagttaggttttcctaatatatattttacttgaaacctccaacatagaacatatatctaacatgcaatctaTCTAGATGTTCAGATTAAATATGAACATGAGAGACTCATTatgttttgtgaaaaccctttgtaaaaccatgcaacccttaagacgtggtgttcataagtgaaattacaattattaaccaaCAAGAAACCAGcattaatttcagggaaccttctggccaaaattacatcaaattacttttctaaaaattctaatggtgatcaagcattaagaTAATTAGATAGTTGAAAACggtgatcaataattcaaagtatcaacattcttccaaaataataaccaaaataaactaAGATTAGGATAGAATATGTAATATAATATTGACTTATCAATTACTGATGGTTTTAGAAACAATATTGTTAGTCTACAACGTATCAAGTTCCACCATGAGTccatgacatatatataaaaGAGTAACCGTGTTAGTTTACTTATGGTGTTAGATGATAGTTGATGCAAAACATTTTGGACTTGTAGATCAAGTGGGTAAAAGTGTTTACTTGTGCATACGGGGTTCTATGTTCGATCTCCCCACCCCATTAATCGCTTGTACTGCTTGCGTTATATGGTTTCGATCTTTCTTAGAGCTTGGGGAACCAACAGCCTAACATCACGAAGCATATTATTATACATGTGCGGTTGTTAAAGATATGGGTTGGCAatatctctccttttctctttcCGGGCCAAggggattttctttgtttagaATATTAGCTTACTTTAAGTGACAGAAAATGTTATGGTGCAACATCTACAATTGAGTTGGAAGACACAGAAATGCTGCAATTGTCTGCTGAAAGCGATAAGGTTCCACATGATATTCATGAGGAGTGTAGCTGGCATTATCGCAAGACGAGTCATTTTTCTTGAGTTCGTAACACCGTCACGTCGATAGTAACATTACATGCTTGTGTACTATAGTAACTGCACAATAATTAGATATTTGATAACAAGGTTTCTGACAAGAGTTTAGGAAACATAGATAGGGCggaaaataaaaaactcactcgTATCTCTACCTAAAAACTCTATGCTGGTTTGATTAGTGATCTAAAAATGAGTTTCCGAGAGCTACATTTATAACAAAAGTCTGCTTTTGATCCCTGCATTTGATTTAAAATCTGCTTTCAACCCTAATATATGTTTCACATTATACTAACTTGATATTAGTCCTTCCAATATTAGAAGAAGTGACAAGTTTGAATACTTCTTCGCCTTGATTAAGCTAAACATGTTCGACGTGAAACTAGtctcaatattttatttttctttctgtttttgatCCTTGCGAtatcaaagaaaataaaaatcaaactcaagacATCGGGTGCAAGGAAGATGAATGCTACAAGCCTTTGCAACAaagtggagaaaaaaaaaagaaaaagaaagaaagaggaggcagAGAGAGGTGGGagggggaggagagagaaaggtagCTGGGTTGTGTGGTTATTGATGTTTTGGTTTGTTGGGTAGCTGGGTTATGTTAGAGTGGCACGGCGGGAGGGGTTTTGGGTATGGCCGCTGACAAGGGCGGTcgggaatgagagagagagagagagagaggtgtgaTGGTAGTTAATGTTGCGGCGGCAAGTTAGGCAGTCGAGGAATGGGTATGAGGGTTTTGCAGGGGGAATGGtgtaattttcagtttttttattgttattaacttattattttcaaatttcctttggttattgattttttattatttttaattcacaTGACCTCCCTTAACTGGACATGTGGGTCCACATATAATGTACATCTCAGTTTACTTTTAACGGAATGATTAAATTGATTTGTGATACTAAATTTCAAGAACGACATTGATTGATTATTAACTTTAGATACTATTACGAGAAATTAGatcaatttcaaaaaaaattgtgacaaaaactcaattTAGAAACCGTGTAAAATGTGTTTCGTTATTGGGCTGACAATTAAAAAGCAGTTGAGGCCCAAGGCCCAACATGCATATCTTTTCCTTTGCTGCATGGCCTTTGGAATTTGGAAACATAATTCACGACCGACGAATTTACCACATTTCCTACTTGGGGTCTCTACGCCATTATTTTGCATGCGATTGAAAACCCTTTTCCACACGGGACATTTTATGTATCAGAAAGAAAAAGGCAGTGTTATTCTCACTCATCCATCTTATTTTTCCACTCATATATTAGTGAAAATGTTCATAACAAGTTGACAACTGAATATAATATAACGTAAACAAAAATATACAAGTAGAGGATGATCAGAGACCGCACTATACACAAAAACTGAATCTTGATCAAGACCCAGTAAGCTCTGTGTCTTCGAATGCGGTCCCTGATCATCCTCTGCCACTGGAGAGACTTTATGACCAAGGCCCTCCTCCATTTCTCACCAAAACTCATATATTAGGTGCAGTAGCATACTTTTTGAATAAGCACATGAAATTTGAGGACGATCAAACAGAACAGGCCATTGAGGTCCATAAGTCTTTATACATGCCATTTAATGTGAATGGTGGCACATCCCAGAGCCCTAGAGGGTGGCAGCGTTGACTGTTGTGCATGtgaattgtcacatcccggcctgggccccCATCACATTCCGgactcgactccgccgtagcacgatattgttcgctttgggccccgaccacaccctcacggttttgtttcagggaactcacacgagaactttccagtgggtcacccatgaTGGGATTGTtttcgtgcgaactcgcttaacttcggagttccgatggaacccgaagccaatgagctcccaaaaagcctcatgctaggtagagatgagaatatacatataaggcttacatgatccacttccctggacgatgtgggatgttataatCCATCCCCCTTAAGGGCCTGACGTCCTTGTCGACACacatccggccagggattggctctgataccaaactgacacacctcgacctaaATCGAggtgtgacggccagcacgcctcgatttaggtcggggtgtgtcatgaaTGGTCTTGAACTTGGATGAATGTCATGAtcctttaaaaaataaataaaaacctttGAGATTGTATGGAGGGATGTTCTAGTATCTAGAGACTGTTAGTTATGAAGAATCAGTCAAATAGTTTGAAATCAGACTATCAGAGTTTGGAGAATCCCCAACTTTTTTGGCCATttggaattttcaatttttgcgTCAACCTTCCAACCTAACAAACAAAACTAATATTTGGTGATTAGCATTGACAATTGTTAGCTCTACAAGTAGGGGAATTTTCACTTACAGTACTTGTAGTCTTGTTATGCATCTACTAAATTCCAATGGATGTTAGGCTAGATTTACTTTGAATTGACGGACTAGGGTTTCGAAAGACTTTTgaggaaattttttttgtattgaaGAAATAACAATTAGAAAAAACACTCTGACAGCGACAAGTTTAGATACATTCGCATATAATCTAGAGTActaagagagtgagagagtgagcGAAACCTCATAATTGATTCGAATTCGTGTTTGTCGGGAATCGAACTTGAGATATTTTACTTACAAAAGTTTCACTTGGAGATTAAACTCATCATTTTTTCAATTGTCATACTCTAAATAATTCTTAATTGTAACATTCTTTTAGTAGTGTTACAAAGTAAGttgccttaaaaaaaaaaaaaaaaacaaaacaaaataagctGAGTTTGCAGTATTTTTCTGTAAAATGTGGTTCTCAACTACTTTGATGTGAAAAGTCTCTGGAAAAAGTTGGGGTATGAAACAAAACTTTGGCAATACCATATGCTATATAACTacagaaaataagaaagaaaaagaagcaatTTTAGTTTGTGGTGCGTTTgaattttagaataatttttggagtcttACATATAAAAATATTCATATTTGCTTGCAAATCATAGTCACACATACTACACAAGAAcaatttatcaaaatttaaaagattaattaattaagtttattCACTCGTGTCAAACTGCAACAAATTTATGACATCTaaattttgtttgtatttttgtaccattttgaaaaaaaaaaagtttaaagatAATATGGATCCATCAAAAACCAAAAGCAGAAGCAAGAAGCAACTTGAATAAAGACATTATTGAAATGCTTTCCAAAAGCACTAAACAAAACAATCCAAAATACTAATTAAGCAAATTAGCTTTTGTAATTGGCTTGTccaactttttcttttgtttatttgtttgggGTTGAGATTTCGTTTTCGTTGGTGGTGGGTCGCGAGAGGACGTTGGCAGCTTCAAATTCAAATGAAATCCAACGGCAGTGTTCATCAATGATATAACAAAGTTTCTAGACTCTTCCTAAACGAGGCCCTATCATGACATCATCTTAGACAGCTCGTCCTTAGCCACCGACAGACACCCCAACTTGATCTTAATCCCATTCAATGAAAACCCTAGATTGCCCACTAAGTCATCATCCTACCCACTGGTTTGGCTCTGTCAATCCCTACCCTTTCATCAACATTTTCCAACACATCTCTATTATGATTGGTATAAAACCATTCCTCAATAACCATCAAGACAAGTCCAAGCCATCAACATAATTACCCTATTTATGATGAAGAATGTAACATTATCGAATGACACTTGCGTCTTTTGTGATCAAACTTCTAACTTACTAGTTAAGTTGTTGACAATAAATGACCCATTAGTGGCATGTCGAATCCGTCTTTGAAGTGTTAGTTAACAAGTGAAATGGTTTTTTGTTACACTTTTATATTGTTACGGTGCTGTCTACATTCGCGATTAGAGTTAGCATTAGAGTTAGCTGATAAACACTTTTTTGATGAgttatttttcaatgtgactgtCATTTTGTGTCATAAATTCACTCAAACTATAATTATCATACATGTGTTTCCTTGATTTTGTGTCCCATGTCCATAGAATATAAATTAGGTGGTCTAATAATATTATAACAAGTGAATTAGTGATATCATGTGACGGTTTGATCAACACATTCAAAAACTTCTAATCTTTGACAACCTAAATGTGTTACAACAATCTTATCAAtaataattagggtttttatcacaaatcgTCCCTAAGattgatcaaactcatcattttaatccctcactttcaaaatcaatcaatgtcgtcCTTGACATTCACTACCCCatatcaatttggtcattccattaagaTTCCGTCAACTATTCTGTTAGTTTGTATGTGGGACACACAAATCTAATGAAatggtgacacgtggattacaCAAAATAAGAGTTTTTATCGCAAATGGTCCCTGATATTGATCAAACTCTTTATTTTGGTCTTTGAGTTTCAACAATCGATAAATTTGGTCCCTGACTTTCACTACCGCACATCAATTTAATCATATTTTGTTAAAGTTTCGTCgatattttttgtttgtgtgttgATGTGGTCCCACTAATCCAATCATATGGCTCCATACGGATGAActataagaaacaattttttttttttaaagtgaaccaacatgcCAGTATTCCGTGCTGACATTTTTCTCGCATCCGACAACcccaattggaaaaaaaaaatcaatctaaATTGgataaaatcaaatccaaattcaattcaaactTGATAAGATTATAACCAACTAGAAAGAATGATGAGTAGTTTAGGATGTCAAGTAGTTTAATGGTGTCATGTtgccttccttttctttttgagcATACGCTGATGAAGACGACGatgacttttttttcttttaattttggtttttagtttcttattttacttttttttttaagagtgaaCCAACGGACGAGTATTATGTGTTGACATTTTTCTCGCATCCCATAACcccaattggaaaaaaaaaatcaatctaaattggctaaattcgaatccaaattcaattcaaactTGATAAGATTATAACCAACTAAAGAGAATAAGGAGTAGTTCAGGAGGCCAAGTAGTTTAATGGTGTCATGGTGCCTTCGTTTTCTTTTTGAGCATACTCTGATGAAGACGATGATggctattttttcttttagttttggtttttagtttcttattttacttttagttttaaattaaaaaaaaagtttcttatAGTTAATTCACATGGCGCCATATGATTGGATTAGTGAGGCAAAAAATATCAATGAAATTTTAACAGAAGGACTAAATTGATGTGTGATATTGAAAGCCAGAgaccaaatttattgatttttgaaactAAGGGACCAAAATAAGGAGTTGAATCAATATCAGGGACCATTTGCGGTAAAAACCCTATTTTGTGTAATCCAAGTGTCACAATTTCATTGGATTTATGGGCCCCACATACAAACTAACAGAATAGTTGACGAAATCTTAACGGAATGACTAAATTGATGTGGGGTAGTGAATGTTAGGAacaacattgattgattttgaaagtaaaggatcaaaatgatgagtttgatcaatctcaggaactatttgtgataaaaaccttaATAATTATGTTATCCCTTAAGCGTGTAGACTCCAACTCTATATATACAATCTCTGTAGAAAATTGTAACTCGCAAATGTGATACATGTAGAAACTAAGTTTCAATTACCATCAAACCCATGAAGCTTAAGTTAAAAAAGTACGAATGATTATTGATTAAGTCAAATATGATTTAGTCTTGGATCACCCAAGTCAAAGGTCATGGTTACCCATGGTGCACATT
Proteins encoded in this window:
- the LOC126595920 gene encoding heat stress transcription factor A-6b-like, which encodes MNLDQDAVSFSSSSAVADHPLPLERLYDQGPPPFLTKTYDIVDDPSTNHIVSWSRDNNSFVVLDPNSFAMSLLPRYFKHNNFSSFVRQLNTYGFRKVDTDRWEFANEAFLRGKKHLLKNIRRRKASHLPQSSQKTLDSCVEVGRFGLDIEIDQLRRDKQVLMGELVKLRQQQQATRVYIQGMEDRLKRTEMKQQHMLSFLAKAMQNPNFVQQLSQQKDFRKELEEVITKKRRRTIEQGPSNVEVDELGQVGGETFVKVEPQEYGNISNQFEVLELDQFAMDMLGVSAIQNVHGEEECTEKEEEHESRGKELDKGFWQDLFNESIDEEIGLLGVQEEDEEDVDVLIEELGFLAPSPK